A stretch of the Desulfobacter sp. genome encodes the following:
- a CDS encoding DUF1343 domain-containing protein: MPRVCTGLDRLNQKNPECLKNRRLGLLANPASLDRHFIHAKTRINQLFPGQLKALFSPQHGFFAEKQDNMIESKHGRDPGLDIPIYSLYSETRIPSPEMFDDIDTLVIDIQDVGTRVYTFIYTISYCLEVAARLKKSVVVLDRPNPIGGLEVEGNVLEKDSASFVGRFPIPMRHGMTVGEISLYFNQTQAMGCDLTIIPMTGWQRRMYWPDTHLPWIAPSPNLPTPFSAMVYPGQVILEGTNISEARGTTQPFEQFGAPYLDAPALLKEIGQSFPGIFLRPVCFEPTSGKWAHQVCQGFFIHVTRPEVYKPYICSLTLVQKIIKAYPEKFEFKPPPYEYEYERLPMDLILGSCSLRQALTNQACLRDLEAGWQEELHHFKEESKLFYLYD; the protein is encoded by the coding sequence ATGCCAAGGGTGTGCACAGGACTTGACCGCCTGAACCAAAAAAATCCAGAGTGTTTGAAAAACCGCAGGCTCGGCCTTCTGGCAAATCCCGCCTCTTTGGACCGCCATTTTATCCATGCCAAAACACGTATCAACCAGCTTTTCCCAGGCCAGCTCAAGGCGCTGTTTTCCCCCCAGCATGGTTTTTTTGCAGAAAAACAAGACAATATGATCGAATCAAAACATGGGCGGGATCCTGGGCTTGACATTCCCATTTACAGTCTGTACAGCGAAACCCGGATTCCCAGCCCTGAAATGTTTGATGACATTGACACCCTTGTCATTGATATCCAGGACGTGGGCACCCGGGTCTATACCTTTATATATACCATCTCCTATTGTCTTGAGGTGGCAGCCCGGCTCAAAAAATCCGTGGTGGTCCTTGACCGGCCAAATCCCATTGGCGGACTTGAGGTGGAAGGGAATGTGCTGGAAAAAGACTCTGCCTCTTTTGTGGGACGGTTTCCCATCCCCATGCGCCACGGTATGACCGTCGGGGAGATATCACTCTACTTTAACCAGACCCAGGCCATGGGCTGTGATTTGACCATCATCCCCATGACAGGGTGGCAGCGCCGCATGTATTGGCCGGACACACACCTGCCCTGGATTGCCCCCTCCCCCAACCTGCCCACGCCCTTTTCAGCCATGGTTTACCCCGGTCAGGTCATTTTGGAGGGGACCAATATCTCAGAAGCCCGGGGAACCACCCAGCCCTTTGAACAATTCGGCGCCCCCTACCTGGATGCACCTGCCCTGCTCAAAGAGATCGGACAATCCTTTCCTGGCATTTTTTTAAGGCCGGTCTGTTTTGAACCCACATCAGGCAAATGGGCCCATCAGGTCTGCCAGGGGTTTTTCATCCATGTGACCCGGCCTGAGGTATACAAACCCTATATCTGCTCTTTAACCCTTGTCCAGAAAATCATCAAAGCCTATCCTGAAAAATTCGAATTTAAACCGCCCCCCTATGAATACGAGTATGAAAGACTTCCCATGGATCTGATCCTGGGCAGTTGTTCGTTGAGACAGGCCCTGACAAACCAGGCCTGTCTGAGGGATTTAGAGGCGGGCTGGCAAGAGGAACTCCATCATTTTAAAGAAGAATCAAAATTATTTTATCTTTATGACTAA
- a CDS encoding 30S ribosomal protein S1 gives MNDIAEENENQNMNTEELETQDAVTEPEIELTGEETMEELLGIYESSLSKFEEGQVVTGTVISVGREMVLVDVGYKSEGQISIQEFIDEDSNVNVNVNDEFEVMIEVWDEEEETVLLSRDKAKKVKVWDAIKVVYDDDGTIEGVITSRVKGGFSVDIGLQAFLPGSQADLRPIRNMDEMVNQTYEFKILKYNKKRNNIVLSRRVLLEAERETMRATTLAAIENDKVMDGIVKNITEYGVFVDLGGVDGLLHITDISWGRVKHPSELFSVGDNITVKILSFDFEKERVSLGMKQLTPDPWTTAVDKYPINSKVEGRVVSLTDYGAFIELEEGVEGLIHVSEMSWTRKIRHPSQMVAVGEQVEAVVLDLKPDNRRISLGIKQTVDNPWEVISQKYPVGTIIEGKIKNITEFGLFIGIDYDIDGLVHISDISWTKRIKHPSEVYKKNDTIQAVVLDIDKGNERFSLGIKQTQADPWETVAERYEVGKEISGEITNLTDFGVFVELEEGIEGLVHVSEISKENIKSPKEHYQIGDSITAKVMNINSDERRIGLSIKRLEDDDDDKYLEEFAKNTKPSASAFGEILRNNIQEKLEADKAQEEADNTKDE, from the coding sequence ATGAACGACATTGCTGAAGAAAACGAAAATCAAAACATGAATACTGAAGAATTAGAGACGCAGGACGCCGTGACCGAGCCTGAAATTGAACTCACCGGCGAAGAAACCATGGAAGAGCTTCTGGGCATTTACGAGTCCAGCCTGAGCAAATTTGAAGAGGGACAAGTGGTCACCGGAACCGTGATTTCCGTCGGCAGGGAAATGGTCCTTGTGGATGTGGGTTACAAATCTGAAGGGCAGATCTCTATTCAGGAATTCATTGACGAAGACAGCAATGTAAATGTCAACGTCAACGACGAGTTTGAGGTAATGATTGAAGTCTGGGATGAGGAAGAGGAAACCGTTCTTCTCTCCCGGGACAAGGCCAAAAAGGTCAAGGTATGGGATGCCATTAAGGTTGTCTATGATGATGACGGCACCATTGAAGGGGTTATTACCAGTCGGGTTAAAGGCGGTTTTTCCGTTGATATCGGACTGCAGGCCTTTCTTCCCGGTTCCCAGGCTGATTTGCGGCCCATCCGTAATATGGATGAGATGGTTAACCAGACCTATGAATTCAAGATCCTCAAGTACAACAAGAAAAGAAACAATATTGTCCTGTCAAGACGGGTGCTGCTTGAAGCGGAAAGAGAAACCATGCGCGCCACAACCCTGGCAGCCATTGAAAATGATAAGGTCATGGACGGTATTGTCAAGAATATCACCGAATACGGTGTATTTGTCGACCTTGGCGGTGTAGACGGTCTTCTGCATATCACCGATATTTCCTGGGGCCGGGTCAAACATCCATCAGAACTTTTTTCTGTAGGGGATAATATCACCGTAAAAATTCTTTCCTTTGACTTTGAAAAGGAAAGGGTGTCTCTGGGCATGAAACAGTTGACGCCTGACCCCTGGACTACAGCGGTTGATAAATATCCCATCAATTCCAAGGTTGAAGGCCGTGTGGTCAGTCTGACAGATTACGGTGCCTTTATTGAACTGGAAGAGGGCGTTGAAGGCCTGATCCATGTGTCTGAAATGTCCTGGACCCGCAAGATCCGTCATCCATCCCAGATGGTTGCGGTGGGTGAGCAGGTGGAAGCTGTGGTTCTGGATCTTAAACCGGACAACAGACGGATTTCCCTGGGCATCAAACAGACCGTTGACAACCCTTGGGAAGTTATTTCCCAAAAATACCCTGTGGGCACCATTATCGAGGGTAAAATTAAAAATATTACTGAATTTGGCCTGTTCATCGGTATTGACTATGACATTGACGGTCTGGTTCATATTTCCGATATTTCTTGGACCAAACGGATCAAGCATCCTTCTGAAGTCTACAAGAAAAACGATACCATCCAGGCGGTTGTACTTGACATTGACAAGGGCAACGAAAGATTTTCTCTGGGTATCAAACAGACCCAGGCAGATCCCTGGGAAACCGTTGCAGAACGGTATGAAGTGGGCAAGGAAATTTCCGGTGAAATCACCAACCTTACCGACTTTGGTGTGTTCGTAGAGCTTGAAGAAGGCATTGAAGGCCTGGTTCACGTATCTGAGATCAGCAAAGAAAACATCAAGAGCCCCAAAGAACATTATCAGATTGGTGACTCCATCACTGCAAAGGTGATGAATATCAATTCCGATGAAAGACGGATCGGGCTGTCTATCAAACGTCTTGAAGACGATGATGATGACAAGTATCTTGAAGAATTTGCCAAGAACACCAAGCCTTCGGCATCTGCATTCGGAGAGATCCTGAGAAATAATATTCAGGAAAAACTTGAGGCGGATAAGGCCCAGGAAGAAGCAGATAATACAAAAGACGAATAA
- a CDS encoding (d)CMP kinase produces MNYRIVTIDGPAGAGKTTVSKRLAKVLGCVYVDTGALYRAVAYEIDRQKIDWENPAALDIFLDRLDLTLAMEDQALVLTSSGRDITPFIRTPKISMLASATSALPKVRRALLGIQKQISATRDAVFEGRDMGTAVFPEARFKFFLSADLGVRALRRHDEMDGPEKNMSQIKSDMAKRDNDDASRKACPLKPAADAVCVDSTHMTIDQVVEKICSVIEKA; encoded by the coding sequence ATGAATTATAGAATTGTCACCATAGACGGTCCTGCAGGGGCGGGTAAAACAACGGTCTCCAAACGGCTGGCCAAGGTATTGGGATGTGTTTATGTGGATACCGGGGCATTGTACAGAGCCGTGGCCTATGAGATTGACAGGCAAAAGATAGACTGGGAAAATCCGGCTGCCCTTGATATATTTTTAGACCGCCTGGATCTTACCCTTGCCATGGAAGATCAAGCACTTGTGCTGACCTCTTCGGGCAGAGACATTACCCCGTTTATCAGAACACCGAAAATTTCAATGCTGGCCTCTGCCACCTCGGCACTGCCCAAGGTCCGCAGGGCATTGCTGGGAATTCAAAAGCAGATTTCCGCCACAAGGGATGCCGTGTTTGAAGGCCGAGACATGGGAACCGCTGTTTTTCCCGAGGCCCGGTTTAAATTTTTTCTCTCTGCCGATCTTGGGGTCCGGGCCCTGCGGCGGCACGATGAAATGGACGGACCTGAAAAAAATATGAGCCAAATCAAGTCGGACATGGCCAAACGGGATAATGATGATGCCAGCCGCAAGGCGTGCCCCCTTAAACCGGCGGCAGATGCCGTTTGTGTGGATTCCACCCACATGACCATTGATCAGGTGGTTGAAAAAATATGTTCTGTGATTGAAAAAGCTTAG
- a CDS encoding histidinol-phosphate transaminase, which produces MKFEISAPVKTIKPYEAGKPLKELEREYGITHAVKLASNENPFGFSPKVTEAVGAQLSAMNRYPEPVAHGLCQKLADRFKVMPENIVLGNGSDDIIALLAHGFLNPGDEALMPLPSFLMYEISVKTAKGVPVMVDLEDFTTNLEGLVSAITDKTKMVFITNPFNPTGATLTREEFADFADQVPSDVLIVVDEAYIEFVRDPMVYNSLENPLADPRIVTLRTFSKAYGLAGFRIGYGVMDPFVAEILNRIRQPFNVNAMAQVAAEAAIDDDVFLEKSIQGTHEGIDFLTRNLEKMGFFVLPTQSNFLMVDLKTNTQAVFEKMLGKGVIVRSMASYGFDTFLRVNAGTFEENQMFIKALTEVIKG; this is translated from the coding sequence ATGAAATTTGAGATCAGTGCGCCTGTAAAAACCATCAAGCCTTATGAGGCAGGAAAACCCCTTAAAGAGTTGGAGCGGGAATACGGGATCACCCATGCGGTCAAGCTTGCATCCAATGAAAATCCCTTTGGTTTTTCACCCAAGGTAACCGAGGCGGTTGGGGCACAACTATCTGCCATGAACCGATATCCTGAACCTGTGGCCCACGGGCTTTGTCAAAAATTGGCAGACCGGTTCAAGGTTATGCCTGAGAATATCGTGCTCGGAAACGGGTCCGATGACATCATTGCCCTGCTGGCCCATGGCTTTTTAAATCCAGGGGATGAGGCCCTGATGCCGCTGCCTTCCTTTCTCATGTATGAGATCTCCGTTAAGACGGCAAAAGGGGTCCCTGTTATGGTGGATCTTGAGGATTTTACCACCAACCTTGAGGGGCTGGTGTCTGCCATTACGGATAAAACCAAAATGGTCTTTATCACCAATCCCTTTAATCCCACAGGTGCCACCTTGACAAGAGAAGAATTTGCAGACTTTGCCGACCAGGTGCCCTCGGATGTCCTTATTGTGGTGGATGAGGCCTATATTGAGTTTGTCAGGGATCCTATGGTGTATAACTCTTTGGAAAATCCTTTGGCAGATCCGCGGATTGTGACCTTGCGAACCTTTTCCAAAGCCTATGGACTGGCAGGGTTTCGCATTGGATACGGCGTGATGGACCCCTTTGTGGCAGAAATTTTAAACCGGATCCGGCAGCCCTTTAATGTGAATGCCATGGCACAGGTGGCTGCAGAAGCGGCCATCGATGACGATGTCTTTCTTGAAAAAAGCATACAAGGGACCCACGAAGGCATTGATTTTTTAACCCGGAATTTGGAAAAGATGGGGTTTTTCGTGCTGCCCACCCAGTCCAATTTTTTAATGGTGGATTTGAAAACCAATACCCAAGCGGTGTTTGAAAAAATGCTGGGCAAAGGAGTGATTGTCAGATCCATGGCATCCTATGGTTTTGATACCTTTCTGCGGGTAAATGCCGGAACCTTTGAAGAGAATCAAATGTTTATCAAGGCCTTAACCGAGGTGATCAAAGGATAA